In Accipiter gentilis chromosome 17, bAccGen1.1, whole genome shotgun sequence, one DNA window encodes the following:
- the P2RX3 gene encoding P2X purinoceptor 3 isoform X4, which translates to MPPPRPGTRWVTDFFSYETTKSVVVKSWVVGAVNRGVQLLILAYFIGWVFLHEKAYQVRDTVIESSVVTKVKGIGRYAGRVLDTADYVTPHQGTSVFVVVTKQILTENQAQGVCPESEAEYRCTADRDCQRKGPTTGSGLLTGRCVPYNGTLRTCEIQGWCPPEVDTIDVPIMLEAENFTLFIKNSIRFPLFGFEKANLPPPGSRGELGRCRFHPEQQPLCPILRLGDVVRLAGQDFPTLAATARQVLPLAGRHRAPHPHQGLRHPLRRPGVRQCREVWHCPHPHQHGGSFHLHRRGARGWHARAPHQPHGVSPRGAGGLQPRQAVHRLGHLLPRSLDLGAMGQPPTCPPLWGSPLPAPSRGAPAPSPPQPPQWLAPLSHAGSGTGHRGHMGQWVTLVAVGQEGPWG; encoded by the exons atgccccccccgcgccccggcaCCCGCTGGGTGACCGACTTCTTCTCCTACGAGACCACCAAGTCGGTGGTGGTGAAGAGCTGGGTGGTGGGGGCCGTCAACCGCGGCGTGCAGCTCCTCATCCTCGCCTACTTCATCGG CTGGGTCTTCCTCCATGAGAAAGCCTACCAGGTGCGGGACACCGTCATCGAGTCCTCGGTGGTGACCAAGGTCAAGGGCATCGGGCGCTATGCCGGCCGGGTGCTGGATACGGCTGACTACGTCACCCCCCACCAG ggcacctCGGTGTTCGTGGTGGTCACCAAGCAGATCCTGACGGAGAACCAGGCACAGGGCGTCTGCCCGGAG AGCGAAGCCGAGTACCGCTGCACAGCCGACCGCGACTGCCAGAGGAAGGGCCCCACCACGGGCAGCG GGCTGCTGACGGGGCGCTGCGTCCCCTACAACGGGACCCTGCGCACCTGCGAGATCCAGGGCTGGTGCCCGCCGGAGGTGGACACCATCGATGT aCCCATCATGCTGGAGGCCGAAAACTTCACCCTCTTCATCAAGAACAGCATCCGCTTCCCGCTCTTCGGCTTTGAGAA GGCCAACCTGCCGCCCCCCGGCAGCAGGGGGGAGCTGGGGCGCTGCCGGTTCCACCCGGagcagcagcccctctgccccatcCTGCGGCTGGGGGACGTGGTGCGCCTCGCCGGGCAGGACTTCCCCACGCTGGCCGCCACC GCACGCCAGGTACTACCGCTGGCCGGACGGCACCGAGCGCCGCACCCTCACCAAGGCCTTCGGCATCCGCTTCGACGTCCTGGTGTACGGCAAT GCCGGGAAGTTTGGCATTGTCCCCACCCTCATCAACACGGTGGCAGCTTTCACCTCCATCGGCGTG GTGCCAGAGGCTGGCATGCCCGcgccccccaccagccccacggcGTGTCCCCCCGGGGCGCTGGGGGGCTGCAGCCGAGACAAGCAGTCCACCGACTCGGGCACCTTCTCCCTCGGTCTCTAGATCTGGGTGCCATGGGGCagccccccacctgccccccactgtggggcagccccctgcctgcacccagccggGGGGCCCCcgcaccctccccaccccagcccccccaatGGCTGGCACCCCTTTCCCAcgctggcagtgggacagggcaCAGGGGGCATATGGGGCAGTGGGTGACGCTGGTggccgtggggcaggaggggccaTGGGGATGA
- the LOC126047266 gene encoding putative uncharacterized protein AFDN-DT isoform X1: MAKEGHRFHYTVVTTAHTYAGAQWYCREVLRGQLASVHSAARNQQLLNLARTYTHHRKLWIGAVTGRWGGKWRSHWEDASPWNYANWAPTYPHRLFTTCTTLSARGEGTRTPHPLCQGTWALGGEHSAIGGNGKGVLGGGTGHWWQWEGAVGGGYRTTGGTGKGTGGAQAIGGNGRGHRTAGGSGKGTGLLGAQATGDSGRGQWEGGTALWVATGGGAEREYRALGRTGCHPMALTLAPVPRWALEKQALLPAAPLHLPVLKAPRGAAMAPPGTGYPRWPLSLTQ; the protein is encoded by the exons ATGGCCAAGGAGGGCCACCGGTTTCACTACACGGTGGTGACCACGGCCCACACCTACGCTGGCGCCCAG TGGTACTGCCGGGAGGTGCTGCGGGGGCAGCTGGCCTCGGTGCACAGCGCCGCACGCAACCAGCAGCTGCTGAACCTGGCGCGCACCTACACCCACCACCGCAAGCTCTGGATCGGGGCCGTCACCGGCCGCTGG GGGGGGAAGTGGAGGTCGCATTGGGAGGACGCCAGCCCCTGGAACTATGCCAACTGGGCACCCACCTACCCCCATCGCCTCTTCACCACCTGCACCACTCTCAGCGCCCGCGGTGAGGGCACCCGCACCCCCCACCCACTGTGCCAGGGCACCTGGGCACTGGGTGGGGAGCACAGCGCTATTGGGGGCAATGGGAAGGGGGTGCTGGGAGGAGGCACGGGCCACTGGTGGCAATGGGAGGGGGCAGTGGGAGGGGGGTACAGGactactgggggcactgggaagggcactgggggAGCACAGGCCATTGGTGGCAATGGGAGGGGGCACAGGACTGCTGGGGGCtctgggaagggcactgggctACTGGGGGCACAGGCCACTGGTGACAGTGGGAGGGGGCAGTGGGAGGGAGGCACAGCACTATGGGTGGCAACGGGAGGGGGCGCTGAGAGGGAGTACAGGGCACTGGGGCGCACTGGGTGCCACCCCATGGCACTGACGCTGGCCCCCGTCCCCAGATGGGCTCTGGAGAAGcaagctctgctcccagctgcaccCCTTCATCTGCCAGTACTGaaggcacccaggggtgctgccATGGCACCACCAGGGACTGGGTATCCACGGTGGCCCCTATCCCTGACCCAGTAA
- the P2RX3 gene encoding P2X purinoceptor 3 isoform X2: protein MPPPRPGTRWVTDFFSYETTKSVVVKSWVVGAVNRGVQLLILAYFIGWVFLHEKAYQVRDTVIESSVVTKVKGIGRYAGRVLDTADYVTPHQGTSVFVVVTKQILTENQAQGVCPESEAEYRCTADRDCQRKGPTTGSGLLTGRCVPYNGTLRTCEIQGWCPPEVDTIDVPIMLEAENFTLFIKNSIRFPLFGFEKANLPPPGSRGELGRCRFHPEQQPLCPILRLGDVVRLAGQDFPTLAATVLPLAGRHRAPHPHQGLRHPLRRPGVRQCREVWHCPHPHQHGGSFHLHRRGHSAVRYHPAQLPEGSRALQGPQVRGGARGWHARAPHQPHGVSPRGAGGLQPRQAVHRLGHLLPRSLDLGAMGQPPTCPPLWGSPLPAPSRGAPAPSPPQPPQWLAPLSHAGSGTGHRGHMGQWVTLVAVGQEGPWG from the exons atgccccccccgcgccccggcaCCCGCTGGGTGACCGACTTCTTCTCCTACGAGACCACCAAGTCGGTGGTGGTGAAGAGCTGGGTGGTGGGGGCCGTCAACCGCGGCGTGCAGCTCCTCATCCTCGCCTACTTCATCGG CTGGGTCTTCCTCCATGAGAAAGCCTACCAGGTGCGGGACACCGTCATCGAGTCCTCGGTGGTGACCAAGGTCAAGGGCATCGGGCGCTATGCCGGCCGGGTGCTGGATACGGCTGACTACGTCACCCCCCACCAG ggcacctCGGTGTTCGTGGTGGTCACCAAGCAGATCCTGACGGAGAACCAGGCACAGGGCGTCTGCCCGGAG AGCGAAGCCGAGTACCGCTGCACAGCCGACCGCGACTGCCAGAGGAAGGGCCCCACCACGGGCAGCG GGCTGCTGACGGGGCGCTGCGTCCCCTACAACGGGACCCTGCGCACCTGCGAGATCCAGGGCTGGTGCCCGCCGGAGGTGGACACCATCGATGT aCCCATCATGCTGGAGGCCGAAAACTTCACCCTCTTCATCAAGAACAGCATCCGCTTCCCGCTCTTCGGCTTTGAGAA GGCCAACCTGCCGCCCCCCGGCAGCAGGGGGGAGCTGGGGCGCTGCCGGTTCCACCCGGagcagcagcccctctgccccatcCTGCGGCTGGGGGACGTGGTGCGCCTCGCCGGGCAGGACTTCCCCACGCTGGCCGCCACC GTACTACCGCTGGCCGGACGGCACCGAGCGCCGCACCCTCACCAAGGCCTTCGGCATCCGCTTCGACGTCCTGGTGTACGGCAAT GCCGGGAAGTTTGGCATTGTCCCCACCCTCATCAACACGGTGGCAGCTTTCACCTCCATCGGCGTG GGCACAGTGCTGTGCGATATCATCCTGCTCAACTTCCTGAAGGGAGCCGAGCACTACAAGGCCCGCAAGTTCGAGGAG GTGCCAGAGGCTGGCATGCCCGcgccccccaccagccccacggcGTGTCCCCCCGGGGCGCTGGGGGGCTGCAGCCGAGACAAGCAGTCCACCGACTCGGGCACCTTCTCCCTCGGTCTCTAGATCTGGGTGCCATGGGGCagccccccacctgccccccactgtggggcagccccctgcctgcacccagccggGGGGCCCCcgcaccctccccaccccagcccccccaatGGCTGGCACCCCTTTCCCAcgctggcagtgggacagggcaCAGGGGGCATATGGGGCAGTGGGTGACGCTGGTggccgtggggcaggaggggccaTGGGGATGA
- the P2RX3 gene encoding P2X purinoceptor 3 isoform X3 produces MPPPRPGTRWVTDFFSYETTKSVVVKSWVVGAVNRGVQLLILAYFIGWVFLHEKAYQVRDTVIESSVVTKVKGIGRYAGRVLDTADYVTPHQGTSVFVVVTKQILTENQAQGVCPESEAEYRCTADRDCQRKGPTTGSGLLTGRCVPYNGTLRTCEIQGWCPPEVDTIDVPIMLEAENFTLFIKNSIRFPLFGFEKANLPPPGSRGELGRCRFHPEQQPLCPILRLGDVVRLAGQDFPTLAATGGVLGIKIGWVCDLDRAWERCLPRYSFTRLDGLAQPPAPAPGYNFRHARYYRWPDGTERRTLTKAFGIRFDVLVYGNAGKFGIVPTLINTVAAFTSIGVGTVLCDIILLNFLKGAEHYKARKFEEVPEAGMPAPPTSPTACPPGALGGCSRDKQSTDSGTFSLGL; encoded by the exons atgccccccccgcgccccggcaCCCGCTGGGTGACCGACTTCTTCTCCTACGAGACCACCAAGTCGGTGGTGGTGAAGAGCTGGGTGGTGGGGGCCGTCAACCGCGGCGTGCAGCTCCTCATCCTCGCCTACTTCATCGG CTGGGTCTTCCTCCATGAGAAAGCCTACCAGGTGCGGGACACCGTCATCGAGTCCTCGGTGGTGACCAAGGTCAAGGGCATCGGGCGCTATGCCGGCCGGGTGCTGGATACGGCTGACTACGTCACCCCCCACCAG ggcacctCGGTGTTCGTGGTGGTCACCAAGCAGATCCTGACGGAGAACCAGGCACAGGGCGTCTGCCCGGAG AGCGAAGCCGAGTACCGCTGCACAGCCGACCGCGACTGCCAGAGGAAGGGCCCCACCACGGGCAGCG GGCTGCTGACGGGGCGCTGCGTCCCCTACAACGGGACCCTGCGCACCTGCGAGATCCAGGGCTGGTGCCCGCCGGAGGTGGACACCATCGATGT aCCCATCATGCTGGAGGCCGAAAACTTCACCCTCTTCATCAAGAACAGCATCCGCTTCCCGCTCTTCGGCTTTGAGAA GGCCAACCTGCCGCCCCCCGGCAGCAGGGGGGAGCTGGGGCGCTGCCGGTTCCACCCGGagcagcagcccctctgccccatcCTGCGGCTGGGGGACGTGGTGCGCCTCGCCGGGCAGGACTTCCCCACGCTGGCCGCCACC gggggggtgctGGGCATCAAGATCGGGTGGGTGTGCGACCTGGACCGTGCCTGGGAGCGCTGCCTGCCCCGCTACTCCTTCACCCGCCTGGACGGCCTTGCCCAaccccctgccccggcccccggcTACAACTTCAG GCACGCCAGGTACTACCGCTGGCCGGACGGCACCGAGCGCCGCACCCTCACCAAGGCCTTCGGCATCCGCTTCGACGTCCTGGTGTACGGCAAT GCCGGGAAGTTTGGCATTGTCCCCACCCTCATCAACACGGTGGCAGCTTTCACCTCCATCGGCGTG GGCACAGTGCTGTGCGATATCATCCTGCTCAACTTCCTGAAGGGAGCCGAGCACTACAAGGCCCGCAAGTTCGAGGAG GTGCCAGAGGCTGGCATGCCCGcgccccccaccagccccacggcGTGTCCCCCCGGGGCGCTGGGGGGCTGCAGCCGAGACAAGCAGTCCACCGACTCGGGCACCTTCTCCCTCGGTCTCTAG
- the P2RX3 gene encoding P2X purinoceptor 3 isoform X5: MPPPRPGTRWVTDFFSYETTKSVVVKSWVVGAVNRGVQLLILAYFIGWVFLHEKAYQVRDTVIESSVVTKVKGIGRYAGRVLDTADYVTPHQGTSVFVVVTKQILTENQAQGVCPESEAEYRCTADRDCQRKGPTTGSGLLTGRCVPYNGTLRTCEIQGWCPPEVDTIDVPIMLEAENFTLFIKNSIRFPLFGFEKANLPPPGSRGELGRCRFHPEQQPLCPILRLGDVVRLAGQDFPTLAATGGVLGIKIGWVCDLDRAWERCLPRYSFTRLDGLAQPPAPAPGYNFRHARYYRWPDGTERRTLTKAFGIRFDVLVYGNAGKFGIVPTLINTVAAFTSIGVVPEAGMPAPPTSPTACPPGALGGCSRDKQSTDSGTFSLGL, encoded by the exons atgccccccccgcgccccggcaCCCGCTGGGTGACCGACTTCTTCTCCTACGAGACCACCAAGTCGGTGGTGGTGAAGAGCTGGGTGGTGGGGGCCGTCAACCGCGGCGTGCAGCTCCTCATCCTCGCCTACTTCATCGG CTGGGTCTTCCTCCATGAGAAAGCCTACCAGGTGCGGGACACCGTCATCGAGTCCTCGGTGGTGACCAAGGTCAAGGGCATCGGGCGCTATGCCGGCCGGGTGCTGGATACGGCTGACTACGTCACCCCCCACCAG ggcacctCGGTGTTCGTGGTGGTCACCAAGCAGATCCTGACGGAGAACCAGGCACAGGGCGTCTGCCCGGAG AGCGAAGCCGAGTACCGCTGCACAGCCGACCGCGACTGCCAGAGGAAGGGCCCCACCACGGGCAGCG GGCTGCTGACGGGGCGCTGCGTCCCCTACAACGGGACCCTGCGCACCTGCGAGATCCAGGGCTGGTGCCCGCCGGAGGTGGACACCATCGATGT aCCCATCATGCTGGAGGCCGAAAACTTCACCCTCTTCATCAAGAACAGCATCCGCTTCCCGCTCTTCGGCTTTGAGAA GGCCAACCTGCCGCCCCCCGGCAGCAGGGGGGAGCTGGGGCGCTGCCGGTTCCACCCGGagcagcagcccctctgccccatcCTGCGGCTGGGGGACGTGGTGCGCCTCGCCGGGCAGGACTTCCCCACGCTGGCCGCCACC gggggggtgctGGGCATCAAGATCGGGTGGGTGTGCGACCTGGACCGTGCCTGGGAGCGCTGCCTGCCCCGCTACTCCTTCACCCGCCTGGACGGCCTTGCCCAaccccctgccccggcccccggcTACAACTTCAG GCACGCCAGGTACTACCGCTGGCCGGACGGCACCGAGCGCCGCACCCTCACCAAGGCCTTCGGCATCCGCTTCGACGTCCTGGTGTACGGCAAT GCCGGGAAGTTTGGCATTGTCCCCACCCTCATCAACACGGTGGCAGCTTTCACCTCCATCGGCGTG GTGCCAGAGGCTGGCATGCCCGcgccccccaccagccccacggcGTGTCCCCCCGGGGCGCTGGGGGGCTGCAGCCGAGACAAGCAGTCCACCGACTCGGGCACCTTCTCCCTCGGTCTCTAG
- the PRG2 gene encoding bone marrow proteoglycan, with the protein MQPCLLLVLALLGTTSASHPAPDSPEVDKAALEVPEEDGRCPLQSETRAFSAANPLGASTFRYVIVTRCQNFHNAQHICARCYRGRLASIHSYSRNSLLQRQARLSTNRGQVWIGAITQPVGRTVHCWWADQSRWNYSYWLHGYPLRSHRYCTSLCTNNGRWRSVRCQVRLPFICEY; encoded by the exons atgcagccctgcctgctcctcgTCCTGGCCCTGCTGGGCACGACCTCCGCCAGCCATCCCG CCCCTGACAGCCCCGAGGTGGACAAGGCAGCATTGGAGGTGCCGGAGGAGGACGGCCGGTGCCCGCTGCAGAGCGAGACACGGGCGTTCAGTGCCGCCAACCCGCTGGGCGCCAGCACCTTCCGCTACGTCATCGTCACCCGTTGCCAGAACTTCCACAACGCGCAG CACATCTGTGCCCGGTGCTACCGCGGGCGCCTGGCCTCCATCCACAGCTACAGCCGCAACAGCCTCCTGCAGCGCCAGGCACGGCTCAGCACCAACCGCGGGCAGGTCTGGATTGGGGCCATCACCCAGCCCGTG GGCAGGACCGTGCACTGCTGGTGGGCTGACCAGAGCCGCTGGAACTACTCGTACTGGCTGCATGGCTACCCACTGCGCTCCCACCGCTACTGCACCTCCCTCTGCACCAACA atgggCGCTGGAGAAGCGTGCGCTGCCAGGTGAGGCTGCCCTTCATCTGCGAGTActga
- the P2RX3 gene encoding P2X purinoceptor 3 isoform X1, with protein MPPPRPGTRWVTDFFSYETTKSVVVKSWVVGAVNRGVQLLILAYFIGWVFLHEKAYQVRDTVIESSVVTKVKGIGRYAGRVLDTADYVTPHQGTSVFVVVTKQILTENQAQGVCPESEAEYRCTADRDCQRKGPTTGSGLLTGRCVPYNGTLRTCEIQGWCPPEVDTIDVPIMLEAENFTLFIKNSIRFPLFGFEKANLPPPGSRGELGRCRFHPEQQPLCPILRLGDVVRLAGQDFPTLAATARQVLPLAGRHRAPHPHQGLRHPLRRPGVRQCREVWHCPHPHQHGGSFHLHRRGHSAVRYHPAQLPEGSRALQGPQVRGGARGWHARAPHQPHGVSPRGAGGLQPRQAVHRLGHLLPRSLDLGAMGQPPTCPPLWGSPLPAPSRGAPAPSPPQPPQWLAPLSHAGSGTGHRGHMGQWVTLVAVGQEGPWG; from the exons atgccccccccgcgccccggcaCCCGCTGGGTGACCGACTTCTTCTCCTACGAGACCACCAAGTCGGTGGTGGTGAAGAGCTGGGTGGTGGGGGCCGTCAACCGCGGCGTGCAGCTCCTCATCCTCGCCTACTTCATCGG CTGGGTCTTCCTCCATGAGAAAGCCTACCAGGTGCGGGACACCGTCATCGAGTCCTCGGTGGTGACCAAGGTCAAGGGCATCGGGCGCTATGCCGGCCGGGTGCTGGATACGGCTGACTACGTCACCCCCCACCAG ggcacctCGGTGTTCGTGGTGGTCACCAAGCAGATCCTGACGGAGAACCAGGCACAGGGCGTCTGCCCGGAG AGCGAAGCCGAGTACCGCTGCACAGCCGACCGCGACTGCCAGAGGAAGGGCCCCACCACGGGCAGCG GGCTGCTGACGGGGCGCTGCGTCCCCTACAACGGGACCCTGCGCACCTGCGAGATCCAGGGCTGGTGCCCGCCGGAGGTGGACACCATCGATGT aCCCATCATGCTGGAGGCCGAAAACTTCACCCTCTTCATCAAGAACAGCATCCGCTTCCCGCTCTTCGGCTTTGAGAA GGCCAACCTGCCGCCCCCCGGCAGCAGGGGGGAGCTGGGGCGCTGCCGGTTCCACCCGGagcagcagcccctctgccccatcCTGCGGCTGGGGGACGTGGTGCGCCTCGCCGGGCAGGACTTCCCCACGCTGGCCGCCACC GCACGCCAGGTACTACCGCTGGCCGGACGGCACCGAGCGCCGCACCCTCACCAAGGCCTTCGGCATCCGCTTCGACGTCCTGGTGTACGGCAAT GCCGGGAAGTTTGGCATTGTCCCCACCCTCATCAACACGGTGGCAGCTTTCACCTCCATCGGCGTG GGCACAGTGCTGTGCGATATCATCCTGCTCAACTTCCTGAAGGGAGCCGAGCACTACAAGGCCCGCAAGTTCGAGGAG GTGCCAGAGGCTGGCATGCCCGcgccccccaccagccccacggcGTGTCCCCCCGGGGCGCTGGGGGGCTGCAGCCGAGACAAGCAGTCCACCGACTCGGGCACCTTCTCCCTCGGTCTCTAGATCTGGGTGCCATGGGGCagccccccacctgccccccactgtggggcagccccctgcctgcacccagccggGGGGCCCCcgcaccctccccaccccagcccccccaatGGCTGGCACCCCTTTCCCAcgctggcagtgggacagggcaCAGGGGGCATATGGGGCAGTGGGTGACGCTGGTggccgtggggcaggaggggccaTGGGGATGA
- the LOC126047266 gene encoding proteoglycan 3-like isoform X2 codes for MAKEGHRFHYTVVTTAHTYAGAQWYCREVLRGQLASVHSAARNQQLLNLARTYTHHRKLWIGAVTGRWGGKWRSHWEDASPWNYANWAPTYPHRLFTTCTTLSARDGLWRSKLCSQLHPFICQY; via the exons ATGGCCAAGGAGGGCCACCGGTTTCACTACACGGTGGTGACCACGGCCCACACCTACGCTGGCGCCCAG TGGTACTGCCGGGAGGTGCTGCGGGGGCAGCTGGCCTCGGTGCACAGCGCCGCACGCAACCAGCAGCTGCTGAACCTGGCGCGCACCTACACCCACCACCGCAAGCTCTGGATCGGGGCCGTCACCGGCCGCTGG GGGGGGAAGTGGAGGTCGCATTGGGAGGACGCCAGCCCCTGGAACTATGCCAACTGGGCACCCACCTACCCCCATCGCCTCTTCACCACCTGCACCACTCTCAGCGCCCGCG ATGGGCTCTGGAGAAGcaagctctgctcccagctgcaccCCTTCATCTGCCAGTACTGa